In Cyprinus carpio isolate SPL01 chromosome A5, ASM1834038v1, whole genome shotgun sequence, the sequence cacacacacacaccagtctctgGTCAAGGGCTGACCGGCTATACAACTGCTGTGTTTTCTCTCTCCGTCCAGCTGGCCGTGTCTGCATCAGGTGAGTGTTCGGTAATCTCTCGTGATCACGTGACCGCTGGACGAGTCTCCTGaccgtgtgtctctgtgtgtccgCAGTGGCTGGAAACCAGGCCGAGCAGACAGGTGTGTCCGGTTTGTAAGGCCGGCATCAGTCGAGATAAAGTGATCCCGCTGTACGGCAGAGGCAGCACCGGCCAGCAAGACCCCAGGTGCTTTGTGTTGTGCAGCTACATGAACCCtgtttaataatttgaaataattttaagcgCTATATGAATGAATGTGATATCTACACAGCAGTGCTTGACTGACTGGAATATGAAACACAAAGTGCTTCTGTTTTCAGAGAGAGAAACTCCTCGGCGTCCGCAGGGACAGCGTCCAGAGCCGGAGAACCCAGCCGTGAGTCCAGCTCATCATTTctcttattttcattatttttattagaaaaaactGATGATTCCCAGTTTTTGGAATATATATGCCATCAAAGCTCAGAACCGTTTGTAATGCTGCATATATGTCTGCAGCAGAGGTCTGTGCTGAAGGTAATTCAGGTTAATGAAGCCCGTCTCTGTGGACACAAGCTGGAAAGAGCTCAGTGACAGCATCTGAGCGTGAAGATTGCGTCACATTCTGCTCGAATgtgttttaaagtctcttctgctcagcagggctgtatttatttaatcaaaaatacagtaataattataaaatattattataatttaaaacagctgttttctgtgtgaatctctgttaaactgtaatttatttctgtgatgcgcagctgtattttcagcatcattactccagtcttcagtgtcacatgatcttcagaaatcattctaatatgatgatttgctgctcaagaaacatttgtttagtaagtaaTGACTGAACAGGTGATTGTGATTCTTCATGTGGATGTGTTTGCAGGGGTTTCAGGGCTTGGGCTTCGGCGATGGAGGCTTCCAGATGTCTTTCGGGATCGGGGCTTTTCCTCTTGGGATCTTCGCTTCAGCGTTTAATATCAGTGACGGACGACCGCCTCCAGGTGTGTGCATTAAGAAACGACGGGGTGGTATCACTAAACATCATGTTTTCaccaaatgaaaagaaatgtaacTCGTTACACTCGGATGAAAAGATCTGTCGCTACTTTTGTTTCATCGTGACTTTaatcagtccatcagtgaacatctggagaagacaaaagctgaaacccATCCAGCATTGAGAcacttttaactcaaatacatagagtcctcACTGTGATGTGTTTATCTGTGATTGTACATGTTGGAAACCATAAAAAGAATGATGCTTTATTAAGGAGTCTGTTAAACGCTTGTGTCTCGGCAGCAGCTCCAGGAACCCCTCAGCACACGGATGAGCACCACTTCCTGTCCCGCCTCTTCCTGTTCGTGGCGCTCCTCGTCATGTTTTGGCTGCTTATTGCTTAAACGCTGACGAACTGTACGATCAGGATAATCTTCAGAGATCGCAATAGTGTTCggttatgattttaataaacacttGAGTCTTATTTCTCTCCAGACGAAATCATTAATGGATTTGTCTTCGATTGCCGTGCCTGATAATATCACTCAGAACTCGGTGAATGCCTAAATAATATACTTCCTATTGACAAACATTTCATTCTGTTTAACGGTTTGGGCTTCTAATGATTATCcagcaaaattaaaaagaaatgaatgcattCACTGGAAGTTTGCACCAAGACCtttaatgctgaaaatacatttttagaaatgcatttgaagaaatgtagcattgctgTCACTGATCATCAACTCAGTTCTGGCTTTCTGCAGAATTCTCATGTTTCCGTGTTATTGTTAGTTCTGCTGTCTTTGTTCTGATTATCAGCGGAGTCACTTTTCCTCGAGTTCATGCTTTTAtgaatcaaaacaacaacagaccGCTTCATTTAGTCACCGCCAAACATTATATTTATGCTTTATCTGGACTTCTCATGAAAATCCTCCAGTAAGTGGCAGTCTGCACCAAAACATTTAACGCTGAAAATATGCTTTTTGAAAAAATGACTGATAATATGAAGACATGTTCTGTATCAGTTCTTCAGGTGTTTTCACTGAATTGTGTTTGGAGTCAGAAGTGATGAATCCTGTCCGGACACACAGTTACCATGTTTGACTGCTTACTGTGTCTTACAGTGTGAGATTTGGGTCTTTTGCACCAATTAATAACTCCTCAAAGCTGAACAGAAGGAGAAACCAATTATTCCATCATTCACACCgagacacaaacagaaacagagcAACTCTTTTCTGAAACGTGGTAAAAAACGAGTGTTCAGTGCTCCTTGAACTCTGCGTCAAACATGATCTGCTGGATCTGCATCTTGACGGCGGCTCTCTTCTGCGGCGTCAGTCTTTTGAGGGCAGGGACGTAGCTCAAGAGGAACAGCTCGTCCTCGTCGAACGCTCGCTCGCGCTCTTTCTCGCAGCTCTTCAGCGCCTCGTTCTCCTCCAGCTTCCCGTTGAGGTTGCAGGCGGCGGCGGGCGGCGTGGTGCTGGTGGTGACGGTCAGCGGCGCTGGAGTCGAAGCGGACGCCTGCAGGGGCAGACCGGCGAGCAGCAGCTGGGTCAGCGGCGGCACCGGTTTGACCGGCGGCAGCTGAGTGACGATGGACAGCGGCAGCTGTGACAAGGGCTTGAGCTGCTGCTTGGACTCCTTCTCTTTCTCCGGGCCGGGCTTTGACTCGGCGCCGCTGGAGTCGTCGGGCGAGTCGTCCAGCTCCTCCGGAGCCTCGGCTTCACCGGGACG encodes:
- the LOC109066190 gene encoding uncharacterized protein LOC109066190: MFATCLKDVKSRHDVSRTFDASVCDSGSAFRSTRLSSESINSMAVTEKLIQTVHAYPVLYNASLHDYRSSERRVKAWREVAACVGLSVLECKRRWKTIRDRYIRERRLCQLRKEEGGRRLHYWPHRETLAFLDAHIRKRKRPGEAEAPEELDDSPDDSSGAESKPGPEKEKESKQQLKPLSQLPLSIVTQLPPVKPVPPLTQLLLAGLPLQASASTPAPLTVTTSTTPPAAACNLNGKLEENEALKSCEKERERAFDEDELFLLSYVPALKRLTPQKRAAVKMQIQQIMFDAEFKEH
- the LOC122142027 gene encoding E3 ubiquitin-protein ligase RNF185-like isoform X1, whose protein sequence is MTSAESPASSAAVGESSSSTFECNICLDTSRDAVISLCGHLFCWPCLHQWLETRPSRQVCPVCKAGISRDKVIPLYGRGSTGQQDPRERNSSASAGTASRAGEPSRVSGLGLRRWRLPDVFRDRGFSSWDLRFSV
- the LOC122142027 gene encoding E3 ubiquitin-protein ligase RNF185-like isoform X2 yields the protein MTSAESPASSAAVGESSSSTFECNICLDTSRDAVISLCGHLFCWPCLHQWLETRPSRQVCPVCKAGISRDKVIPLYGRGSTGQQDPRETPRRPQGQRPEPENPAGFQGLGFGDGGFQMSFGIGAFPLGIFASAFNISDGRPPPAAPGTPQHTDEHHFLSRLFLFVALLVMFWLLIA